The following proteins come from a genomic window of Maniola jurtina chromosome 15, ilManJurt1.1, whole genome shotgun sequence:
- the LOC123872454 gene encoding serine--pyruvate aminotransferase, mitochondrial-like: MLASKITVPLPKIENRNVIKPLLCGPGPCDVWPSVAEALSKPILSPICDEYFNVMDDIRNGLKYLFQTKCKLVLAMSGSGHSGMEATITNLVGPNETMLIAARGIWDERALDIAQRYNINAIPIRIPFNVTFSFERIETELKKWKPTALFITHGDSSTGTVQRLEGLGELCHKYGSLLIVDTVVSLGGVPFLMDEWGIDAVYTSTQKVLSGPAGISPVAFSERAEEKINNRKHQPPFYLDIKLLAQQWNCYGNTRAYHHTLSAPLLWALRQCIQEICQRTLPMFWKTHAEVVAHFHKRLQQNGFKLMVPKPEDRLATVTTVVLPEGYDYIKFVKYMRENYNILIFAGLGPTEGKALRIGIMGVNATTQVADAVADGMAGTLRALTKSLL, encoded by the exons ATGCTTGCTTCAAAAATAACAGTACCCTTGCCGAAGATAGAAAATCGAAATGTTATAAAGCCATTGCTGTGCGGACCGGGACCCTGTGATGTGTGGCCTTCTGTTGCTGAGGCTCTCAGCAAACCCATCTTATCGCCCATATGTGATGAGTACTTTAAT GTAATGGACGACATACGCAATGGTCTCAAGTATCTCTTCCAAACAAAATGCAAGCTGGTGCTTGCGATGAGTGGTTCCGGACACTCTGGAATGGAGGCCACCATAACTAACCTCGTTGGACCAAATGAGACCATGCTGATCGCGGCTAGAGGCATCTGGGATGAGCGCGCTTTGGACATTGCCCAAAGATACA ATATCAACGCGATACCTATTCGTATCCCATTCAATGTTACGTTCAGCTTCGAGCGTATTGAGACCGAGTTGAAGAAATGGAAACCGACGGCCCTGTTCATAACCCACGGGGATTCCTCGACCGGCACCGTTCAGAGGCTGGAAGGCCTCGGGGAGTTGTGTCATAA ATACGGCTCACTTCTGATAGTGGACACAGTAGTGTCACTAGGCGGAGTGCCGTTTTTAATGGACGAGTGGGGAATAGACGCTGTGTACACATCCACCCAAAAAGTTCTTAGCGGACCCGCCGGTATATCCCCGGTTGCATTCAGCGAGAGGGCCga AGAGAAAATAAACAACCGGAAGCACCAGCCGCCATTTTACTTGGACATCAAACTGTTGGCGCAGCAATGGAACTGCTACGGGAACACACGAGC ATATCATCACACGTTGTCTGCTCCTTTGTTATGGGCTCTGCGACAATGTATACAAGAAATCTGTCAAAGAACCCTTCCGATGTTCTGGAAGACCCACGCCGAGGTCGTAGCGCATTTCCACAAGCGTTTGCAGCAAAATGGCTTCAAACTGATGGTCCCGAAGCCTGAAGATCGCTTGGCGACTGTTACCACAGTTGTATTACCGGAGGGCTATGATTATATAAAGTTCGTCAAATATATGCGAGAAAA TTACAATATTCTGATATTCGCTGGCCTTGGGCCTACAGAGGGCAAAGCTCTACGAATCGGTATAATGGGAGTGAACGCGACTACGCAAGTAGCGGACGCCGTAGCAGACGGAATGGCTGGCACTTTGAGAGCACTTACTAAGTCGTTGCTGTGA
- the LOC123872610 gene encoding uncharacterized protein LOC123872610, giving the protein MSVPLSNEQQQLVNALEDTYNLLQKAQTNLKKCSKQRLTRGYIEARLQSIEGYWQSFKTTHQELVKCTPKCKRNEIPYFLNEDFFVVEDLYTCTVGDLRDMLSSPSQLSQPTASMKHNESIVKLPRIEIPKFTGSYEDWPTFRDLFTSLVHNSSLSKVEKLHYLKTSVVGEPAELLKHVYVLESNYEQAWNILNHRYGNKRLIVNSLLHKLFNLKKLTSPSANHLKNLLDTTTQCLNNLKNQDIPTDSWDQIIIYLVVQKLDTDTHKDWEEYSFREDTNRLPTWVELRTFLETKFRSLEMVNPTTIKAKSFHVTTSEDNDFASPPRTCYMCKADHNLCHCKEFCSLQPSERCEFIKKNRLCYNCMMMGHSVIRCRVPTSCKICHRRHHTLLHTSDGAAENVELHHSLIEEEEAEPKSEKPEESDIAISTHFASGKSTSLLPTALVIVKDDEGHKTILRALVDQGSQANFITERAAQLLKIKRTQAKGTITGVGNTQTTVNHMAQLEILSKYEEEFKLSINAYIMPTRLTTQLPSKPITSTVYTSHIQGITLADPSFNTPGRIDMLLGVEVYAQILKADILNGPPGSPCAQYTSLGWILFGDIHEETSQEQILVTHHEFKVDDMRDGDTDITRMYTKDKEDCGNIYKETRNRNEDGRYRTENPKSKRLLQLERCSKKDKKLKVKYTQTMNEYGEKRHNIERNPKDERNNPGFYLVIFYFIFYLLIHHPVFKYDIETTQTSSIFDTSYIGTKYNVTLNIELRLKNVEYVSDIQKINRQILQPTTKEDKDFQRILWHPNNQYPVKEHRIVMVTFSTACAPYLAVKTLHQIPSDEKQINLGDDMLKFHIKLPPVLFIITKRKILSDIQTRFTPLGYLAPSLVPAKLIIQKVWLRDLQWEEEPEPEIKNKWLEVRESLNGVTHTKANRLLDTLQKTLKEVTILEYCDATMKAEEAVLLFKSLKQISEAMRIYMTQIFQLYDRIVRATRRP; this is encoded by the coding sequence ATGAGTGTACCACTAAGTAATGAGCAACAACAGTTGGTAAATGCATTGGAAGACACGTATAACTTATTACAAAAAGCACAAACCAACTTAAAGAAATGTTCAAAGCAGAGATTAACGCGAGGATACATTGAGGCGCGTCTGCAAAGTATTGAAGGATACTGGCAAAGTTTTAAGACTACGCATCAAGAACTGGTGAAATGTACACCAAAGTGCAAAAGGAACGAAATTCCGTATTTCCTCAACGAAGATTTCTTTGTCGTCGAAGATTTGTACACTTGCACCGTGGGGGATTTAAGGGATATGCTTTCATCGCCGTCACAGCTCTCACAACCAACAGCAAGTATGAAACACAATGAATCTATTGTGAAATTACCTCGAATAGAAATACCAAAGTTCACCGGATCTtatgaagactggcctacattCAGAGACCTATTTACATCATTAGTTCACAATTCATCATTAAGTAAggttgaaaagttacactaccTTAAGACAAGTGTCGTCGGTGAACCTGCTGAACTCCTTAAACATGTTTACGTATTGGAGTCAAATTACGAACAGGCTTGGAACATACTGAACCATAGATATGGTAACAAAAGATTAATCGTAAATTCCTTACTGcacaaattatttaatttgaagAAACTCACTTCACCCTCCGCTAACCACTTAAAAAACTTATTGGATACCACCACTCAGTGTCTGAACAATCTTAAAAATCAAGACATACCTACGGACTCCTGggatcaaattattatttatctagttGTTCAAAAATTAGATACGGACACCCACAAAGATTGGGAAGAGTACTCATTCCGAGAAGACACGAATAGATTACCTACCTGGGTTGAGCTAAGGACATTTCTGGAGACAAAATTCCGATCATTGGAGATGGTGAACCCCACAACTATTAAGGCGAAATCTTTCCATGTGACCACTTCAGAAGATAACGACTTTGCCTCACCACCAAGAACGTGCTATATGTGTAAAGCTGATCACAATCTATGTCACTGTAAAGAATTTTGTAGCTTACAACCATCAGAACGATGTgaatttattaagaaaaataggCTTTGCTACAATTGCATGATGATGGGACATTCAGTGATAAGATGTAGGGTACCGACATCTTGTAAGATATGCCATCGCCGACACCACACATTATTACATACTAGCGACGGAGCAGCTGAAAATGTAGAATTACATCACAGTCtaatagaagaagaagaagcagAACCTAAATCAGAAAAACCAGAGGAATCAGACATTGCAATATCTACACACTTTGCTTCCGGAAAGTCGACATCACTACTACCTACTGCCTTAGTTATAGTAAAGGATGATGAGGGTCATAAGACAATTTTACGAGCTTTAGTGGATCAGGGTTCCCAAGCCAATTTTATTACCGAGAGAGCAGCACAACTATTGAAGATAAAAAGAACACAAGCTAAGGGAACAATCACAGGGGTTGGTAATACACAAACAACAGTTAATCACATGGCACAGCTCGAGATCTTATCTAAATATGAGGAGGAATTTAAGCTTAGCATAAATGCGTACATAATGCCAACGCGATTAACGACCCAATTGCCATCAAAACCTATTACAAGTACAGTCTATACGTCACATATACAAGGAATCACTCTAGCTGATCCAAGCTTCAACACACCAGGGCGAATCGACATGTTGTTAGGAGTTGAAGTTTATGCTCAGATATTGAAGGCTGATATTCTGAATGGTCCTCCAGGCTCTCCATGTGCTCAGTATACAAGCCTCGGCTGGATTTTATTCGGAGATATACATGAAGAAACTTCACAAGAACAAATACTTGTAACGCATCATGAATTCAAGGTAGATGACATGAGGGACGGAGATACAGATATAACAAGAATGTACACTAAAGATAAAGAAGATTGTGGAAACATATACAAGGAAACACGTAACAGAAATGAAGATGGGCGATACCGAACAGAAAATCCAAAATCAAAGAGACTATTACAGCTAGAAAGGTGTTCCAAGAAGGATaagaaattaaaagttaaatatacaCAAACAATGAATGAATACGGTGAAAAGAGACATAATATAGAACGAAATCCTAAAGACGAAAGAAACAATCCAGGCTTTTATCtagttatcttttattttattttttatcttttgatTCATCATCCAGTTTTTAAATACGATATTGAAACTACGCAGACTAGTTCGATATTCGATACCTCatatataggtacaaaatataatgtaacaCTCAACATCGAATTGCGTTTGAAAAATGTAGAATATGTCTCAGACATACAAAAGATAAATCGACAGATTCTCCAACCAACCACCAAGGAAGATAAGGATTTTCAACGCATTCTTTGGCACCCTAACAACCAATATCCAGTTAAGGAGCACCGTATCGTTATGGTGACGTTTAGTACTGCATGTGCACCATATCTCGCGGTAAAAACTCTTCACCAAATTCCCAGTGATGAAAAGCAGATTAACTTGGGAGATGACATGCTGaagtttcatataaaattaCCGCCTGTGTTGTTTATCATAACAAAGAGAAAAATATTGTCTGATATACAAACTCGGTTTACTCCTCTTGGTTATTTGGCTCCTTCACTTGTACCTgcaaaattaattatacaaaaggTATGGCTTCGAGATTTACAGTGGGAAGAAGAACCGGaacctgaaattaaaaataaatggttaGAAGTCAGAGAAAGTTTAAATGGCGTTACACATACAAAGGCGAATAGATTGTTAGACACTTTACAAAAAACTTTGAAGGAGGTTACTATACTTGAATATTGTGATGCTACGATGAAGGCTGAGGAAGCCGTTCTCCTCTTCAAGTCACTGAAACAAATCAGCGAGGCGATGCGAATCTATATGACCCAAATATTCCAACTCTATGATCGTATTGTCAGAGCTACTAGGAGACCCTAA